The Bdellovibrio sp. NC01 genome includes the window TGGGCGGGCCTGTGCCTGCTTGGCGCGGTTTATTTCATTTTTAGATCGCCATAGATAATATCCACCTTCCCATGCATCTCATTTAGGGATACAATATAAGTATGAAGTTCATCTACGTACTTGAAGATGATGTGCGTATACAAAAGGATCTATTCGATACTCTTAAATCAATAGATCCAAAGCTTCATATTCGCTTCTTCACTAATCTTGCCGAATTCCACGAATGGCTTAAAGTTGCAGTTCACGAAGGCCCGAAGGCTCTTGCCAATGGCGGCCAACGTTTTTCTGCAGACGATTCAGAACACCTTGAGCCAGCAAGCACCCACGAACTGCGTTTAATTATCGCGAAAAATGAATTCTTGGGCACACAAAACATGGGCCTTGTCCGTCGCGCCCGTGACTTCTTTATGCGCAAAAAAATGTGCTCGGAGCATGAACCAACGGCGTTGATTCTTACCGCATTTGACAGCCCTAACTTCGATATTAAATTGGCTGAAGATCGCATTATCAACAACGTGATCTATAAACCATTTGATAAATTGATTCTGAAGCAGGATTTAGAATACGCACTGACTGGGCGCCATCCGTTAAGTTCTTCATCAACAGTTGCGACGATCAAAATCAATGCGACCATTGAAATGCTTAAAGAGGTCTCGATTGAATCTTTAAGCGAGGTTGGCTTTACCACGGTCAACAATCACGAAATCGCATTAGGGGCTTTAACGAAATACTATAGCGAAGCCTTTAAGGCAGACAGCAAAAAATCAGTCTACGCTTACTGCAAGTCATGCAAAGAATTAAACGAAAAAGAATTCCTGTGTGATTTCCATTTCTTTGCGGCTGACAATCTGCAAATCAGTCAAATTCGCAAACACATCCTCCAAGCGAAGAATCACGAAAATGCTGGATTTCAGAATACTCACTCTGGCCCCGCACGTATTTTAATTATGGATGAAGATGTACCCTTGGGATTGGATCTTAAGATCTTCCTGACGGATCGTTTCGCAAACAGCGAAGTGTATGTTTATACTAACTTCGGCCAATTGCTTTCCGACCTAGCCGACAAGGATACGCCTAATCGTCAGCAGCTACCGCTGAATTTTGATTTCGTATTTGCAAACTACGAATTATTTGAAATTGAAAAACAAAAACGCTGGGACCAAATTTCCGACTACTTAAAAGAGCGCCACAAACGTGCCGGTCAAGAAATGAAGGAATTGCCTTCACTCTTTATGATTTCGCGTAAAAAAGTTCCTCTTGATGAGATTCGCGAAATTGGTAAGTGGACGAAAGACATTTTCTTCACGCCACTTGATAAAGGATATATCGCTAAAAAGCTTACGAACGAGCAAAGCCGTTTTGCTAATAAAATCCCAGTGACGATTGCTTCTTTAAAAGAGCTTTCTGTTCTTAAAGTCGCAAACCCAGTGGAAATCAGTCAGATCTCAGAAGCTGGCCTAGTCATGAAATACTATCGTGCGATCAGTGTTGGCGCCTTCCGCGAATTTATCTTGTGGCGTCCCGAAGAAACTGAAACACCGGAAATCATCGGCACTGTGAACTACACCGAAGAAGATCGCGGTGGCAAAGAGTTCTTCCACAACCACTTTGTGTTCTTTGGAATGAAAGATCACTATCTTAAACACATCCGTTTGTGGTTACGCGAAGCTTACATCAAACAAAAAGAAAAAGAGTAGTCGCAACGACTACTCTTTAAGTTTGTAGCGCTTCAATAATAATGAATTCGAAACAACTGACACGGAACTCATAGCCATAGCCGCACCGGCGATAACCGGGTTCAAAAGACCGAACGCTGCCAACGGAATACCCAAGACGTTATAGATAAAGGCAAAGAATAAATTCTGACGAATTTTCTTTAACGTCACTTCCGATAAGTGCAAGGCGTGAACGACAGATTGCAAATCATTCTTCATCAAAGTCACATCGGCAGTTTCGATGGCAACATCCGTACCTGATGACATTGAAAAACTCACGTCCGCCATCGCTAATGCCGGCGCATCATTCACACCATCACCCACCATCGCGACGATCTGTTTTTTGCGTTTAAGTCCTACGATAACATTTGCTTTATCCGAAGGCTTCACACCCGCTTTAAAATCAGTAAGACCTGCCTGTTTTGCGATTTCTCGAGCTGTGCCTTCGTTATCGCCTGTTAACATGATAACTTTCACGCCGCGCGATTGTAACGCATGAATCGCTGCTTTCGAGCTTTGACGAATTTTATCAGCGACACCGATATAAGCCAGAATGCGCTCTTCACTCGATAAGACCATGATGGTATTGCCCGACGCTTCTAAATCACCCATCACAGCTTGATCCAAAAATGCGCCATCAGCACTCCATGCAGCTTGTCCCAAACGATATTTCTTTCCACTCACGACACCTTCAATACCATGACCTTGGCTTGCAGTGAAATTCTGAATGGGCAACAGAGACAGTTCATTTTTTTTCGCGCGATCCAAAATCGCATGTGCTAATGGATGCGAAGAACCGTTTTCAAGACTGGCGGCAATTTGCAGGACATCAAGTTCTCGCGCACCAGACACAAGATGGATGCGTGTGACAACCGGTTTACCTTCAGTGATAGTGCCCGTTTTATCTAAGACCAGGACATCGATTTTTTCAGCCAACTCTAACGCTTTGGCGTCACGGAATAAAATTCCGGCTTGTGCTGCCTTTCCGATTCCAACCACAACAGCAGTTGGCGTTGCCAATCCTAAAGCACACGGACAAGCGATCACTAAAACGGACACCGCTGAAACGAAGGCCACCTGCAAATCACCAAGAATCAACCACGTCGCGATAAAAGTTAAGACAGCAATACCTACAACAACAGGGACGAAAATTCCCGAAACCTTATCGGCCAATCTTTGAATTGGCGCTTTAGAGCCTTGCGCAGCCGTGACTATTTTTATGATTTGCGCTAACTGAGTTTTCGCGCCCACCCCCGTCACTTGCACCTTTAACAATCCATCTTGATTGATCGTTGCCGCATACACGTGATCGTCTTTAGATTTCGCGACCGGCATACTTTCGCCAGTTAGCATTGATTCATCGACGCTCGACGCTCCATCTACCACAACACCGTCAACGGGAATGCCTTCACCATTTTTTACTAAAACGATATCGCCCGGCTGTAACTCTTCAATCGCGACTTGCACAAAATTTCCGTCTTGTTCACGCAACGCCGTTTTCGGTTGAAGTTTTACTAAACCTTCAACCGCTTCTGATGTTTTACCTTTGGCGCGACTTTCAAGAAGTTTACCTAAAAGAATTAAAGTAATAACAGCTGTGCTGGCTTCAAAATAAAGGTGATAATTTTCCCAACGTGCAAGGATCACAATCACGCTTAACAAATAAGCCATCGAAGTTCCCAATGCGACTAACACGTCCATATTTGCACTCTTATTGCGAAGAGCATAATAAGCCCCGCGATAAAAACGCCAGCCAATCCAAAACTGCACAGGGGTTGCAAGCAACAACTGCAACCATGCTGGCAAAAACATATGATGTGAGCCCGTGAACATCATGCCCATCTCAAAAAGAAACGGCAAAGTTAGCACGGCTGAAACTATGAAATGTGTTAGGTCTTTACGATACTCTGCTTGAGCGCGCTCTTTGATTTCTGCGGCAGAGCTTTCTTCATCGATCGTGAAAGCCTGATAACCAATTTCACGAATCGCTTTAAGAAGTTCATCTGTGTTCGCAACACCATCTGTGAACTCGACGTGAGCTTGCTCTGTCGCAAAATTGACCTGCGCCTTTACATTCGGGAATGAGTTGAGCGTTTTTTCAATTTTCGCCGCGCAATTCACGCACGACATACCGATCAGTTGTAAGTCCGTACTTTGCTTTTCAGATGAAACGATTTCCATAATTAACCTCACACCCTAGATATACGGCAGAATTTCTCTTCAACCCAAGAAGTATATATTTTTTTGGTTTGTCACAAATCTCCAACCTCGCTCCTAGAGTTAAACGAACGATATGCACAGGAGTATTCATGCGTTTGGCCGTCTCATTTTTTATATTGGTTCTTAGCTTCTCTTTGAATGTCTTTGCTCATGGTGAAGAAAAACCGGGACCTCATGGTGGTCACATCAAAATGCCTGGTGGTTTCCATACAGAGCTAGAAATGGACCCCCAACAAGGCGCACACATCTTTCTTGTGGATATGAACTTCGAAAATCCCACTGTAAAAGATTCAAGCATCCAAGCGCGTTTCAAATCCGGAAAAACCGAGATTCCTTTCACGTGTTCTGTGATGGGTGGCAATCATTTCCACTGCGTACCAAGCAAAAAACTACCAGCAAGCGGTCAATTGCTTATTAAAGCCACTCGTGAAAAATTCGTTGGCAACGAAGTCGCATATGATTTGCCACTGAAAGCTTTCGCCTCCACGGACGCCCCGGCAAAGACTGAAGACCATAGCCACCATTAATATCAGTACTGGCTTATTTGTTTGCCCTTAAAAGCCAAATAAGCCATACCTTCCTCACATCAAACCAGTGAGGATATTCGTGAAGTTCGTATCTGCTTTAGTTGCGTTGTTTGTTTCCGCTGCCGCGTTTGCCGCTCCCACTCTTGAGCAAGAAGTAGCGGCGCTTAAAGATGCTCCCCGTGATTATTTCGACACAGGAGCTATCTGCGAAGAAGTGGCACGCCTTGAACTTCAGAATGAATTCCAAGCCCCACAATACAAAGTGCTAACTGGTATTTCTTATGACAATGGTGATGGCACTGCTGGCGAATTAGACGTGATTGTTTTTGATAACAACACAAACAAAGTTATTAAAATCGCTGAAGTGAAATGCTGGAACAAATTGGATGCTGGCCTTGTGAAAGCAAAAAAACAAAGAGCACGTTTCATGGGTTACCGTGCTAACGCGAAAGAGTTGTCTTTCAAAAAAACTCACAGCACAGAAACTTTCACGAAAGATCAATTCGCTTACGTGAATGACTTCATCACAATCGGCCAACAAGGCGCGGTTGCACGCGGATACGATCGCGAGTTGGAATACTCATTACGTGACCTGATGACCTTAAGAGAAATGATGATGAAGTGCCAACACGATGGAAAGTGCGCAAAGCAAAACTAATCCCTAGGATATTTTTGCTTTTGATTTTCTGGTGTATGAAATAAAAAAAGGCTGCCCAAGAGCAGCCTTTTTTATTAGAACTTTTGAAATTTAAAAACTAAGGCACCGGGCGAACTTTTTGTGTCGCTTGTACGATCTCACCATACTCAATTTTAAATAGATGCATAAGATCCTCAGCAACGGTCTTTGGATTGAGCTTCAAATCCCCTAAACTTGTCGTTTTAACTGGCGTGCCTTCGTTCGTTACGTTCATCGCAAAGTGCACCATCACTGACACTGGCGAGCGAGTCGCAATGCTGATTGAAAGCTTGCGGTCTTGCCAATAAATATCGTCGCCGTTACGTACAAGCTGTTGGCCATTTAAAGCGCCCGCTGCTTTTGTTTGCAAATAATCGCGCACAATAGAGGCAAACAATCTTTGAATCGCCACACCTGAAAACAGATCGCGATCAAAGATCTCGATGATAAAATGAAGCATTTCATCACTTTCGATCACCGCTTGTGCTAAAAGGTCCTCACCATCCACCATGTGAGTAAACGGAATATCACAAGCACCCTGCCAAGAAATAATCGATGGACCTAAGATGCCGTGATCAAGATACGCAAACAACGAACGCAATTGACTGCCGTCGTAAGCAAATTTTTTATCAATGAATAATGATTCCACGCTTAGGCTCCTTTAAAAAGATGGGCTACATCGACACCCGCAGAAGCAAAGGCACGCTTCGCACGTTGGCAGGATTCACACTGCCCACACCATTGATCGCCCGTAAAATAACATGGCCAGATCAAATCCCATGGTACTTTCAAACCTTGCCCTAAACGCACGATAGCTGGTTTATCCAAATGAGCGGTGTAACAACCCACCGTCACGTGATTCGCCGTTGAATACCACAACGATTTCGTTGCAGCTTCCAAGAATTCACGGGAATTATCTGGGAATGTCGCAGCCTCTTCCGCATTGAACCCGGGAATAACGGCATCAGCACCCAACGCTTCTGCATAAGCAGCCGCGATGTTAATAAAGATCCCATTACGGTTGGGCACCCACACCGACTTTGCTGTGTCGGCTGATTTTTGCAAGTTATCAATTTCAACAGCACTGCCTGTTGGCACTTCTTGATCTTCAACGATCAAAGACGACTTATTGAAATCTTTAAACCATGTCACATCCATCACTTTGTGTGGGATGTTTAGGTGTTTACAAATTTTCGCAGATTGTTCGATTTCTTTTGCCGCAGCTCTTTGACCGTAATTAAACGTCAACGCCAAAACGACTTCATGGCCATGCTTGATGGCTTCAAATACGTTCACCGTCGAGTCAAGACCCGAGGAAAGAAGGGCAACTACTTTTTTAGATGATCTCATGTCGCAGCCTTTAGATCACGAATAAGAATTTGGATAGATTTCTGACCAGCGAAGTAATTCCACTGAAGCTCGCCCAAGATATCATAGAATCCAGGAACTGACTGCAGAGTCTCCACTTGTCGAGGTGTCGGAGTAAAGAGCAAAGCTTCCATCGAAGTGTGCGTTTCAGGATCAGCCAACTTCAAACGAAGATGCCCGCCTTTCAGTTCGCGTTTCGATAAAACTTCGACTCTAGAAAAATGAATCAACGGGATCGAGAATCCCGCACCAAAAGGCCCCACGAAATCGTACCACTTCATCAAGCCCGAACTGACTTCTGGCAGTTTTGCTTCGATGTCGTAGTAAATTTCCAAAGGCTTTGGTTTTTCGCGCAAATCAGAAAAATGCGAAGACAGTCTTTCAACTAGACTTGGCACTTTCGTTTCCGCAATTTCAAAACCCGCCGCCGCCGAGTGACCACCAAAACGGCTCATCAATTCTGCCGCTGAACCCATCGCTTCAACAAGACAGGCTTCCTGTCCTTGCGGAAGTCGGGCACTGCCGACGATCATGCCGTCATCACCCAATGAGCCCACGAACGCCGGTTTGTTGTAAACTTGAGTCAACTTCGTTGCGATCAAACCTACAACACCGCGATGGAAATTTTTAGAAGCAACGAAAACAAAGTCTTTATGAGGCCACTCTTTAAGTAGTTCTTGAGCTTCTGTTTCCGCATCACTTTGCAATTGCACACGAGTGGAATTGTTCTTCATGACCTGACGAACCATATCTCGCGCATTTGCAGGATCTTCTAAAAGGAAAATATCAATTGGCAAGATACCTGATTCCATACGCGACAAAGCATTCAACTTTGGCGCAAAACGAATCGCAACATCTTGGCTTGTTAAAGGACGACCGGTTAAATCCAACTCTTCAAGTAAAGCTCGAAGTCCTGCTCTTTTAGTTTCAGCAAGCTTCACCAATCCGTGTTTCACTAACACACGATTGTCGTCAACTAGCGGTACCATATCGGTCAAAGTGCCGATCGTGAAGTAGTCGAGCACTTCTTTCAAATCCCAATTGTTTTTAGGCAGTTGTGGGTTGTCTTGAAAGTATCTTTTCAAGCCACGGAGCAAGTAAAACGCAACGCCCGCCCCGCACAAATAACCTAAACCACTTTCGCAAGTTCCCTGATTCGGGTTCACAACGACAAAGGCATTGGGAATAGTTTCTGTAGGCAAATGGTGATCCGTTAAAATCACATCAACACCCAACTCCTGGGCGCGATCAACTGCCGCGTGAGCAGTAATACCCACGTCAACGGTGATGATCAAACTTACACCTTGGGCTTTCAACTCTTCCACTGCGTGTGCGTGAAAGCCGTAACCTTCAGACAGACGCTTCGGTTGATAATGTAGAACGTGTGGGAAACCTAAAGCCAACATGCCCGTTTTTAAAAGAGCTAGACCTGAAGTTCCATCCAGGTCGAAGTCAGCATAGATGCAGATTTTTTCGCCATTTAAATAGGCCTGGCCTAGACGCTCAAGAGCTTGAGACATCCCCTTTAAAGCAAGAGGATCTTTCAAATCAGCGAGCTTAGGAAACAAAAGCTTGTCAACTTGTTGAGCCTCAGTGAATCCGCGAGCTGCGAGAAGCTTGCTAATCAGTGTCGGCCACTGCTGACCTTCCACTGGTGGAGGCGTTGCCACCTCCGTCTCACTTTCTCGCAATTTCCATAACGGATTCACTAAAACCTCAGCGCCGCTTACGCAGCTTTTTTCGACGTCAATCTATCCATCAACAACACGATAGGTGCCGCAACGTAGATTGAAGAGTACGTACCGAATACGATACCGATGCAAATCGCAAAAGCGATATCAGCCACTGTACCACCAGAGAACAAGTACAAGCACAACGCTGACGTGAATACTGTACCTGAAGTGATCAATGTACGGTGAAGCATATCATTGATTGCTTTGTTGATGATGAATTTATAGCCCTTATCGTGGTAATGAGAGTCTGTCTCACGAATACGGTCGAATACCACGATCGTGTCATTCAACGAGTAACCGATCAAAGACAAGATCGCCGCCAAGATAGGTACGTTCACTTCTTTACCAACCATAACGAAGATCCCCAAAGTGATCGCAGCGTCATGGAACAAGCAGAATACTGCGCCTGGAGCGTATTTGAAATCGAAGCGAACTGCTACGTAGATCAAGATCACAAGCAAGCAATAGAATACCGCAAGCAAACCGTTACGTTTCAACTCAGCACCTACTTGAGGTCCCACTGTATCTACGCGGCGGATTTCAGGATTGTTCGCAGTGAATTTTGAAAGAACAACTTCTTTAATTTTCGCGATATCCGCATTCAAGATGTCATTCGTTTCTTTATCGTTAGCGCCTTGTTTACCTTGGAAACGGATGATGAACTCATCTGTGTCGCCGATAGATTGAACGCCCACTTCACCAAGATGCAATTCTTCAACT containing:
- the recJ gene encoding single-stranded-DNA-specific exonuclease RecJ, producing MATPPPVEGQQWPTLISKLLAARGFTEAQQVDKLLFPKLADLKDPLALKGMSQALERLGQAYLNGEKICIYADFDLDGTSGLALLKTGMLALGFPHVLHYQPKRLSEGYGFHAHAVEELKAQGVSLIITVDVGITAHAAVDRAQELGVDVILTDHHLPTETIPNAFVVVNPNQGTCESGLGYLCGAGVAFYLLRGLKRYFQDNPQLPKNNWDLKEVLDYFTIGTLTDMVPLVDDNRVLVKHGLVKLAETKRAGLRALLEELDLTGRPLTSQDVAIRFAPKLNALSRMESGILPIDIFLLEDPANARDMVRQVMKNNSTRVQLQSDAETEAQELLKEWPHKDFVFVASKNFHRGVVGLIATKLTQVYNKPAFVGSLGDDGMIVGSARLPQGQEACLVEAMGSAAELMSRFGGHSAAAGFEIAETKVPSLVERLSSHFSDLREKPKPLEIYYDIEAKLPEVSSGLMKWYDFVGPFGAGFSIPLIHFSRVEVLSKRELKGGHLRLKLADPETHTSMEALLFTPTPRQVETLQSVPGFYDILGELQWNYFAGQKSIQILIRDLKAAT
- the secF gene encoding protein translocase subunit SecF, producing the protein MANKQTTADSSGKYDFVGKVGLFTGISVLLVVLSLGFLAVRGINYGIDFKGGTEFQVRFDKGVTIAQVRDAVEELHLGEVGVQSIGDTDEFIIRFQGKQGANDKETNDILNADIAKIKEVVLSKFTANNPEIRRVDTVGPQVGAELKRNGLLAVFYCLLVILIYVAVRFDFKYAPGAVFCLFHDAAITLGIFVMVGKEVNVPILAAILSLIGYSLNDTIVVFDRIRETDSHYHDKGYKFIINKAINDMLHRTLITSGTVFTSALCLYLFSGGTVADIAFAICIGIVFGTYSSIYVAAPIVLLMDRLTSKKAA
- a CDS encoding DUF366 family protein — encoded protein: MESLFIDKKFAYDGSQLRSLFAYLDHGILGPSIISWQGACDIPFTHMVDGEDLLAQAVIESDEMLHFIIEIFDRDLFSGVAIQRLFASIVRDYLQTKAAGALNGQQLVRNGDDIYWQDRKLSISIATRSPVSVMVHFAMNVTNEGTPVKTTSLGDLKLNPKTVAEDLMHLFKIEYGEIVQATQKVRPVP
- the queC gene encoding 7-cyano-7-deazaguanine synthase QueC — translated: MRSSKKVVALLSSGLDSTVNVFEAIKHGHEVVLALTFNYGQRAAAKEIEQSAKICKHLNIPHKVMDVTWFKDFNKSSLIVEDQEVPTGSAVEIDNLQKSADTAKSVWVPNRNGIFINIAAAYAEALGADAVIPGFNAEEAATFPDNSREFLEAATKSLWYSTANHVTVGCYTAHLDKPAIVRLGQGLKVPWDLIWPCYFTGDQWCGQCESCQRAKRAFASAGVDVAHLFKGA
- a CDS encoding cation-translocating P-type ATPase, with translation MEIVSSEKQSTDLQLIGMSCVNCAAKIEKTLNSFPNVKAQVNFATEQAHVEFTDGVANTDELLKAIREIGYQAFTIDEESSAAEIKERAQAEYRKDLTHFIVSAVLTLPFLFEMGMMFTGSHHMFLPAWLQLLLATPVQFWIGWRFYRGAYYALRNKSANMDVLVALGTSMAYLLSVIVILARWENYHLYFEASTAVITLILLGKLLESRAKGKTSEAVEGLVKLQPKTALREQDGNFVQVAIEELQPGDIVLVKNGEGIPVDGVVVDGASSVDESMLTGESMPVAKSKDDHVYAATINQDGLLKVQVTGVGAKTQLAQIIKIVTAAQGSKAPIQRLADKVSGIFVPVVVGIAVLTFIATWLILGDLQVAFVSAVSVLVIACPCALGLATPTAVVVGIGKAAQAGILFRDAKALELAEKIDVLVLDKTGTITEGKPVVTRIHLVSGARELDVLQIAASLENGSSHPLAHAILDRAKKNELSLLPIQNFTASQGHGIEGVVSGKKYRLGQAAWSADGAFLDQAVMGDLEASGNTIMVLSSEERILAYIGVADKIRQSSKAAIHALQSRGVKVIMLTGDNEGTAREIAKQAGLTDFKAGVKPSDKANVIVGLKRKKQIVAMVGDGVNDAPALAMADVSFSMSSGTDVAIETADVTLMKNDLQSVVHALHLSEVTLKKIRQNLFFAFIYNVLGIPLAAFGLLNPVIAGAAMAMSSVSVVSNSLLLKRYKLKE